Proteins encoded by one window of Aspergillus puulaauensis MK2 DNA, chromosome 4, nearly complete sequence:
- the PEX2 gene encoding pex2/pex10/pex12 family protein (COG:O;~EggNog:ENOG410PH42;~InterPro:IPR006845;~PFAM:PF04757;~TransMembrane:2 (i205-227o259-280i)) produces the protein MSSANFVAAQQRVLERRRRREAEAHGRLADQQRSSVTNHPAVQRLPYPLNTLPQSGFSLWDAIKGREGTRPAFRVGQVDAELLDEELLGLLKGQVGEALKYFGAHLRDDWSNEIQLALRAILFKLSIWDHDASYGAALQSLKYVDSRSKGPVYSTPTKLQKSLYGLLTVGGRYAWDKWENWLINQEGGYEEPSQEVRSLGRITNLLSTTHSIAAFASFLVFLVNGHYRTLVDRLLRMRLTPPSAQASREVSFEYLNRQLVWHAFTEFLLFLLPLVGISRWRRWVSRAWRKAMSAIRTSTDDDDDVNEKQGELSFLPERTCAICYKATDENTATENEVMASSGGISGSAHTDITNPYETIPCGCVYCFVCIVQKLEGEEGEGWVCLRCGELVKKCKPWNGDVLEETRRPSSSGKIVGFAVDDTVSNSSKQEHENAVDAE, from the exons ATGAGCTCGGCCAATTTTGTCGCTGCCCAGCAGCGCGTTCTGGAACGCCGTCGACGACGTGAGGCCGAAGCTCATGGCCGACTCGCAGATCAACAACGGTCTTCAGTGACCAACCATCCCGCCGTGCAACGACTTCCCTACCCCCTGAATACCCTACCGCAATCAGGCTTCTCATTATGGGATGCAATCAAAGGTCGCGAAGGAACGAGGCCCGCCTTCCGTGTCGGTCAAGTTGATGCAGAGctcctggatgaggagctACTCGGCCTGCTGAAGGGGCAGGTCGGGGAAGCGCTCAAATACTTCGGA GCCCATTTGCGCGACGACTGGTCGAATGAAATCCAACTTGCCCTTCGTGCGATCCTCTTCAAACTCTCAATATGGGACCATGATGCCTCCTATGGCGCGGCTTTACAAAGCCTAAAATACGTCGATAGTCGCAGCAAAGGACCTGTTTACTCGACACCGACAAAACTACAAAAGTCTCTATACGGTCTCCTGACAGTGGGCGGCCGCTATGCCTGGGACAAGTGGGAGAACTGGCTTATTAACCAAGAAGGCGGCTACGAGGAACCATCACAGGAAGTTCGGTCGCTAGGACGGATAACGAACCTCCTCTCCACTACGCACTCAATCGCAGCCTTTGCCTCCTTCCTCGTTTTTCTCGTAAACGGTCACTATCGAACCCTAGTTGATCGTCTCCTCCGCATGCGCCTTACTCCACCATCCGCCCAGGCAAGCCGCGAAGTCTCATTCGAATATCTAAATCGTCAACTAGTATGGCACGCCTTTACCGAATTTctcttatttctcctccccctcgTTGGTATCAGTCGCTGGCGGCGATGGGTCTCCCGAGCGTGGCGCAAAGCAATGTCCGCAATCCGAACAAgcaccgacgacgatgacgacgtcAACGAGAAACAGGGTGAGCTCTCGTTCCTTCCAGAACGCACCTGCGCGATCTGCTATAAGGCAACCGATGAAAACACAGCAACAGAAAATGAAGTCATGGCCTCATCAGGGGGGATCAGCGGCTCCGCGCATACGGATATTACGAATCCGTACGAAACAATACCCTGCGGCTGCGTTTATTGTTTTGTATGTATAGTCCAAAAACttgaaggcgaagagggcgaagGCTGGGTCTGTCTGCGTTGCGGGGAGCTTGTCAAGAAATGCAAGCCATGGAACGGGGATGTCCTTGAAGAGACTCGTCGACCGTCGTCTTCGGGAAAGATTGTCGGGTTTGCAGTAGACGATACCGTCAGCAACAGTTCAAAGCAGGAGCATGAAAACGCCGTTGATGCGGAGTGA
- a CDS encoding acid phosphatase PHOa (COG:S;~EggNog:ENOG410PH8E;~InterPro:IPR007312;~PFAM:PF04185;~SECRETED:SignalP(1-28);~go_function: GO:0016788 - hydrolase activity, acting on ester bonds [Evidence IEA]) — MLWDLIAMKTLAALLGIGASAIAQVATATQPSQSDIAASAATVEPYSPVSNVEGLAFNRIFQVWFENIDFEDSSADENLKWLASKGIALTNLYALTHPSEPNYCAAAGGDTFGMDNDDFQRVPANVSTVVDLLDTKYIAWGEYQEHMPYPGFQGYEYPNQETKANDYVRKHNPLILYDSVTENNMRGRQIKNFTNFEVDLANEKLPQWAFFTPNMTNDAHDTSITFAANWLRGWISPLLENDYFMNDTLILITFDEDKTYTKTNRIFSILLGGAVPDHLHGTEDDTFYTHYSIIASVSANWGLPSLGRWDCGANLLEIVANKTGYVNFDVDTTNLRLNQTYPGPLSNGELSEYSPDWPIPLTDGDCSAGHGILDIVKDTYANTKPTYNYTSPFPYDTKSGYNVDVKATRKGS, encoded by the exons ATGCTTTGGGACCTGATCGCAATGAAGACCCTCGCGGCTCTGCTAGGAATTGGGGCTTCAGCCATCGCCCAGGTTGCGACCGCAACCCAACCCTCGCAGTCGGATATAGCGGCTAGTGCTGCGACTGTCGAGCCTTATTCTCCTGTTTCGAATGTCGAGGGCCTTGCCTTCAACCGAATCTTCCAGGTCTGGTTTGAGAATATT GACTTCGAAGATTCTTCGGCAGACGAGAATTTGAAGTGGCTGGCCTCGAAAGGAATTGCCTT GACGAACCTCTATGCACTTACCCACCCCTCTGAACCGAATTATTGTGCTGCAGCGGGAGGTGACACCTTTGGCATGGACAATGATGATTTTCAACGGGTACCAGCAAATGTCTCGACAGTGGTTGATCTTTTAGATACCAAGTATATCGCATGGGGTGAGTATCAAGAGCACATGCCTTATCCTGGGTTTCAAGGTTATGAATATCCAAACCAAGAGACCAAAGCGAACGACTACGTGCGGAAACACAACCCGCTTATCTTATATGACTCGGTCACCGAGAACAACATGCGCGGGCGCCAAATCAAGAACTTTACAAACTTCGAAGTTGATCTGGCAAACGAGAAGCTCCCGCAGTGGGCTTTCTTCACTCCAAACATGACCAACGATGCTCACGATACCAGCATCACCTTTGCCGCCAATTGGCTGCGTGGATGGATCTCGCCACTACTCGAAAATGATTACTTCATGAACGACACCCTCATCCTTATCACTTTCGATGAAGACAAAACATATACCAAAACCAACCGGATATTCAGCATCCTTCTGGGCGGCGCCGTTCCCGATCACCTGCACGGCACTGAGGATGATACGTTTTATACCCACTATTCAATCATTGCTTCTGTGTCAGCCAACTGGGGTCTTCCATCCCTCGGTCGCTGGGATTGCGGAGCCAACCTTCTAGAAATTGTAGCCAACAAGACTGGCTATGTCAACTTCGACGTCGACACCACGAATCTGAGACTCAATCAGACTTACCCCGGGCCTCTCTCAAATGGGGAACTTTCCGAATATTCACCAGACTGGCCAATACCGCTGACAGATGGTGACTGTTCGGCTGGTCACGGAATTCTTGATATTGTCAAGGACACCTACGCTaacaccaaaccaacctaCAATTATACAAGCCCCTTCCCTTACGATACTAAGAGTGGGTACAATGTGGATGTCAAGGCTACGAGGAAAGGTTCATAG
- a CDS encoding uncharacterized protein (COG:C;~EggNog:ENOG410PUP5;~InterPro:IPR015590,IPR029510,IPR016161,IPR016162, IPR016163;~PFAM:PF00171;~go_function: GO:0016491 - oxidoreductase activity [Evidence IEA];~go_function: GO:0016620 - oxidoreductase activity, acting on the aldehyde or oxo group of donors, NAD or NADP as acceptor [Evidence IEA];~go_process: GO:0055114 - oxidation-reduction process [Evidence IEA]): MVQTDGSQVADGPLESVETRLFINGEFRPPSDGKTFSLINPFTRKTIAEVSQASEDDTNQAVAAAKAAFPAWRDLSPSDRGVYLRKLADLIRKYNDEFARLESLSTGKPVSAYIDGAFAADTFAYFAEAGWTAQGTSSLNTPGSFNLTLKQPYGVIAAIIPWNVPLAFFAFKVAPALAAGNTVVLKSSEKAPLTSALAARLIAEIGFPPGVINVLSGHGQPAGSTLASHMDVRCISFTGSSFTGQKIQAAAAASNMKVVHMELGGKSPAVIFDDADLDSAAQQTQFSVQFQSGQTCMANSRIYVQETVAEKFLALFKEKFGISAVVGNPLEPATSHGPQVDEKQYERVKSYISLGEKDGKMSMGGDAGDGYFIKPTVFENMPEDSRIVKEEVFGPVVVINTFKTEDEAIQKANDSEFGLYAAVFTKDLERAVRASKLLEAGTVGVNCTSPNIAKDMPFGGYKMSGVGREGFLNSLDNYLETKTVLIKMSS; this comes from the exons CGCGAAAGACAATTGCAGAAG TTTCTCAGGCAAGTGAGGACGATACCAACCAGGCCGTGGCCGCAGCCAAAGCAGCCTTCCCAGCCTGGAGAGACCTGTCGCCCTCTGACAGGGGCGTCTACCTCCGTAAATTAGCGGATCTAATTCGCAAATACAACGATGAATTCGCTAGATTGGAGAGTCTGTCCACGGGAAAGCCCGTATCAGCATACATTGATGGTGCCTTCGCAGCAGACACCTTCGCCTATTTCGCTGAGGCCGGGTGGACAGCTCAAGGAACATCCTCGTTGAATACTCCTGGCAGCTTTAACCTCACCCTTAAACAGCCATATGGCGTGATTGCGGCCATTATCCCATGGAACGTCCctttggccttcttcgccttcaagGTTGCCCCAGCCCTAGCCGCTGGAAACACAGTAGTGTTGAAGAGTAGCGAGAAAGCTCCACTAACG TCTGCTCTGGCGGCTAGACTAATCGCCGAAATCGGCTTCCCACCAGGCGTTATAAACGTGCTTTCCGGGCATGGTCAACCAGCTGGAAGTACCTTGGCATCTCACATGGATGTGCGTTGCATCAGCTTCACAGGGTCTTCATTCACCGGCCAGAAGATCCaagcggcggcagcagcatcaaACATGAAAGTCGTCCATATGGAGCTCGGTGGGAAGTCACCGGCCGTAATTTTCGACGACGCCGATCTGGACAGTGCCGCGCAGCAGACACAGTTCAGCGTCCAATTTCAGAGCGGCCAGACTTGCATGGCTAACTCCCGGATCTATGTTCAGGAGACCGTGGCCGAGAAGTTTCTGGCTCTTTTCAAAGAGAAATTCGGCATCAGTGCGGTCGTTGGGAATCCCTTGGAACCAGCTACGTCTCACGGGCCGCAGGTCGATGAGAAACAGTACGAACGTGTAAAGTCGTATATTTCCCTTGGAGAGAAAGACGGCAAAATGAGTATGGGAGGTGATGCGGGAGACGGGTACTTTATCAAGCCAACCGTCTTCGAGAACATGCCCGAAGACTCGCGTATTGTTAAAGAGGAAGTGTTTGGTCCAGTTGTGGTTATCAACACCTTTAAGACAGAGGACGAGGCTATTCAGAAAGCAAATGACTCTGAGTTTGGACTTTATGCTGCTGTCTTCACGAAGGACCTTGAGCGCGCGGTGCGTGCGTCCAAGCTGCTAGAGGCTGGCACTGTTGGGGTTAATTGCACAAGCCCTAATATCGCCAAGGACATGCCATTCGGTGGGTATAAGATGAGTGGCGTCGGCCGTGAAGGGTTCCTAAATAGTCTAGACAACTACCTCGAGACCAAGACTGTTTTGATCAAGATGAGCTCGTGA